The window ccctcccccaccccatattCCAAGTCACTCCCTGCTTTCCTGCCTGTCCTGATGCTGTACTTCCTCTAGACCTGCCCTTTTCAGTCTTCACTGCTGTTCTTAACCATCTGTCACGACTTCGAATAAGTTCTACTTCTTCTCCCTGTTGCCCCCAGACCACCCTTTACTCATGGCCACAGTATCATGTGTCTAACGTGTACCTCACCACAGCATCTGTGTGTACCCTATGTTAGTCTGAAATTGCTCTAGCTGAGGATCCAAACctcactgaataaataaaaattgcccTCAGAACAAGAGCAGATGTCTTCAGTGTCATCATGCTTTAAAAACCCTTGCtgttgggtgggaggaagggataGTTCAGTACCAGGGGACATCCGGAGGGAGACTCTTATCCTAGACCCAAAgactctgtcctcctctccctcccccctcaccatGGCAGCCGCAATCTCTTCCGGGCTGTCGCCATCCAGATCAAATCGGAAGGTCACCATCTTGCTGTTGTGCGTCTGTAGCTGGCACTCAACCACTCTGTCATTCTGGTCTGAGACCTTCAGATTCAAAGTCAGCAGAGGAGAGGAGGTCAAGCCCTCTGTCCTCATCacgtgcccccaccccactccaacCAAGTGACAGTGGCCAGATTGGAACTGGACAGAAGCAGACTCTGCCCCCAAAGTCTGATATTAGAAACCAGACTGGCTGCCTCTATGGTACCAGTCACACACTGTTCTCCCCTTTTTTGGCTGACCTCCCTCACCCGCCCCTGACAGTTCCCTCCTGGTCCCGTAGGTTACTCCCCATCTCCTATGCCCCTTCCTTACACTAGTGACCCGAAGCCGGGATCGGGGTCTACGCCGGAGATTTCTCCCTGGGGGTCTCCTCATGCGTCCCATCCCTTCTCCCACATCACTAAGACCTGATGCTGCATCTGAGGCAtagctagaaaagaaaaaggacgtAGGAGTGTCAGAATGGACACTGGGACCCGCCATATGTCTCACCCTTGCCCCCCAACCCCTACCAGAACCTACCTGTCTCCTGGGGAAAAGTCACTGCCAGGGCCAGAACGTGGAATGGACAGGGCAAAAGCCTGAAATGGGAAATAGGTTCACGAGGTCAGAGGAAGACAATTGTGGGGGGTTCAGGGAGATGGTGTCAAGGATGCTGGGGGTACTAGGCAGAGGGAATTAAGGAAGATGAGGACAGAGTGGTGGATTTCCAGGGACATGGGGCTAGGTCATGGGGTTGGGTTTTACAAGGAGAAAGATAGGTCACAGGCTTGGAATGTCTGGGAGCCCCCCACGTGACCCCCTCTCACCGAGGGCAGGCAGAGATGGGACTCAGCGGGGCTGGATGGCACCCCCCCAGGGGGCTGAAAGGCAGGGTCTGAGGCATCCAGGAAGCCAGAGGAGCTGAGGTAGCCATCAGTCTCGCAATCcgctggtgggggagggaggggatcaaaaaaggggaaataaagggTGGCAGAGCAGGGCGGGGGGGCTGCCTGAGCAAGAAGGGGCCTGGAGCTGTGGGAGTTCTTTCCCAGAAGGAGCTTCGTGGCTAGTTGTGGAAGGCAGGGTAAGTGACAGTGCTGCTGGATTGGACttctgggtggggcgggggcagaggcCAAGGGTTCTGGGACCTAGGTCACATCCCATATCCCAAGGTCAGGGGTGGCTTACAGGTGGTAGATGAGTAGCTGGCATGGCGGAAGAGGAAAGACTGGTGCTGGTCTGCCTCTGGCTCCTCAGGCTCAGGGGGGAAGACACTGGGGGGACCAGGAGTCTTGGGGACAGCTGCTGGTGGGGGTCCTGGTGCAGGGGGGAGGGCTTCCAACTCCCTAGCTTTGCGCAGCTTCTCACGCTTCCGCTGGATGGCAGCAACTCGTTCACGTACTGCGCGGGCCACTGGCTGGTAGTCAGCTTCACAGACTAGACCCAGGGCCACCTGGAGTTAAGAGGGCGAGGAGCACGGTTTGAGGTGAGGACTCCACTCAAAGACCCATCAGGACACCTTCTTGAGGCCTCGGGATATTTCTCCTGGAGAAAGGacactaatatttattgatcatgCACTGTGTCCATTAACTGGCAACTCTTTACATTATCATCGTTAAATCCTCCCAACGACCTTCTGAAGTGGGCTTAGCCCTGTTTTAGAAATAAGTAAAGCCGTGACTAGTTCATGGTTATCTAGTAAATCAACTGCTCTCAGGGGTAAGggggaacatttggcaatattTGGAGACACCTGTAGTTGTCACACCTCAGtcctactggcatctagtgagtggAAGACAGGAATTCTTCTCAACATCCTACAATACACAGGACAGTCTCCCAACTAAAGGTATCAATAGTGTGTCATCATCAAGAATCCCCtgtttggggcacgtgggtgggctcagctggttgagcagctgactcttgatttcagttcagatcatgatctcagggtcatgggatcaagcctaacatgctgaagattctctctctcctcctctctctttgcccctttccttctgttccctctctctctctctctctcaaataaaaagtgggggggggcacctaggtggctcagtcagttaagcatctgactcttgatttcagctcaggtaacgatctcatggttcatgagttcaagcccccatgtcaggctctgcgctgacagtgtggaacctgcttgggattgtctctctccctcgctctctgcccctccccagcttgtgtgccaACATATAtgcattctttctccctctctctctcaaaaataaatacataaataaacattaaaaaaaaaaaaaaaaagaaaagaatccctgTACATAATGGATCAAGATTTGATCCTAGGTCAGGTTTGAGCTGTGCTAAGGACACCTGTTCTGctacatttaaaaacacattctcaGGTTCCCTATCCAGACCTACCATAGAGGATCCCCAGACTTTCAACTGCCATTCTTCTATCAAGAACCTCATACTCTCTCCCCTTCTCAGGCCTTCCTAAACAGTCCTGCATCTTCTCTCTCCCATGTATGCCTCTCCTGCGCTGGCAGCTTCTGTTCATCAACTCCTTATTCATCTCCAACTTTGCAGCACATGTaagggaggtggggcagggtgaTCTGACTTAAGATCTGAACAGCCTGAGTTTaaatccagctctgccacttacttgctCAGGACCTCGGACAAGATattcaacctctctgaaccttccatttcctcatcaatACATCAGGATAAAATCACTCCCGGCAGGGTTGGTAACAACAATCGAATGCATGTGAAAGTGCTCTAAGCCATGTACAAATGTGGGATTATTAATGAGCTCCAACCATGTGCCGAGCACTgtcagagacagaaaaatcaatagaacacagtctctgccctcaaggaatttatagtccagtggaggagagagacaggagtgtATCCTGGTATAAAACAGGACCAATGGTGGTGGGTCCTGTAATGGAGGACCTGCTGAACTGGAACGAAGCATTTAATTTTGACCCTAGAGGGGACAGGTTTCCTGAAATTCCTGGTTCTGAGCacggaggaagaaagaggggagaagaaaaaaaaaaagggggcgcctgggtggcgcagtccgttaagcgtccgacttcagccaggtcacgatctcgcggtccgtgagttcgagccccgcgtcaggctctgggctgacggctcagagcctggagcctgtttccgattctgtgtctccctctctctctgcccctcccccgttcatgctctgtctctctctgtcccaaaaataaataaaaaacgttgaaaaacaaaaacaaaaacaaaaaaccaaggcggggggtggaaaagagaaaaataaataaattggagagaagagcattccagggaAATCAGAGCAGCAGCAAGCAGAGCAAGGCAGGCTGGAGGACCCAGGGCTTGCTCTGGAAAAGGAAATGTGCAGTGAGCCCGCACTTGGGGCGTGCGTGTGTTCAGGCGCGCGGGCCAGGGGGACACTTACCAGACGCTCTGAGAGGGGCAGGTTGggtgcccctcccaccaccctggcgccccaccCGCATGGCACTGACCGGCCGCGCACAAGCCCAGCCGCAGGGCAGTCTGTCCTCTGCTCACCATCTCCTGCGCCACCTCCTCTGCCGCGTCCCGGCCCAGTTGGAACAGGAACTCTATGGCCTGGTTGTCCCGCGGGCGCCCCCCGCGCCGCGCGTCCTCCATGCGCAGCCAGAGCTTGAGGCCGGGCTTCTCGCCGTCGTCCTCCTCCGCCAGCTCCACGTGCACGCCGCGCTCCTCGCGGAAGAAGGCGTGAGCCAGGAGGTCCTGGATGGTGAATCTGGGGGGAGTGCTGCGGTGAGCGGAGCCTTGCCgccgtccccccacccctgcccctgaatccacccccatcctgccccctccaccccacctctcGTTCTTATCTGTGCGGATGCAGCCTTCAATGATCTCCTTCACCTCGGGCATCTTCACCTTATAGAAGCTGTTCGGCTTTGTGCCCTAGAGGAAAGGGGACGCATGAGGCCTCCAGGCCTCTGCGCCCCAGCTCTCTGCTTGCCCCTCACCCCGTCTGGGGCAGCAGGGCATGCAATCGCAAAGGCACCGCGACAGCTACTGGACGGTTTGATTTCAAATCCCAGCCCAAGTATCGACagtatgaccttgaacaagtctcCCAGTGTgccagttttcccatttgtaaagcGCAGGGCAGGACAAGACGCCCTGCTCACGCTGCGGGTGAAAGATCAGATGTGAAATCGTTTGCAAACTCTAGAGAGTGCTACACACATCATTATTCTAAACAGCTAGTAAGGGGATAGGGCGTGTGTGCATCCAATATCCTTCAGTGTTTACCAGAGCATCTTTGCGTCTAGCCTGCTTTCTTTAAGGGAAAGGGCATTGACGCGGGCTGGTAAGGGTCGGAAAATGGGAGGAGATCTGGAAttgtcccctccccgccccctctcacCGAAGTGACTTTGCGGTAGATTTGCGCGGCATTCTGGCACTCGGAGTAAGGGTACTCTGAGGTAGCCATCTCCAGCATGCACATGCCAAACGCGTACACGTCCACCGCCTCATCGTACTTTTCCTCGTACATCTCCGGGGCCATGAACTCCGGGGTCCCTGTAGGATCCACAGCAGGCATTAGGCTGCAGAGCCTCCCTctggcttcctccttcctcttgggCGTACCACAggccaggtgggagggaggggggaggacggAGAGGGTGAGCAACCTCACGAGTTCTGGAGTGCTAGTAACGGACCCTTCCCCAccgtgtgtgtgggaggggtgcGGGGCATAGAGGATGCCATAAGTCTCCCCACTTTCCCCATGCTCTTGTAACTCCGTGCAACTCCAAGGACCCAGCTGGGGAGACTGGGCCCCCAGGGTCTCTTCTAACCCGGGGGGAGGTAGGAATAGCAAGGACCTCCTGGAGGAACGCACCTATCACGCTCTTGGCAAAGGAGGCGCGCTTGAGCGTGGCCAGGCCCAGGTCCCCGATCTTGACCGACCCTGAAGGGCCAGTGATAAAGACGTTGTCGCACTTGAGATCCCGGTGCAGAATGGGGGGTACCCGGGTGTGTAGGAAATGAAGCCCCCGAAGGATCTGGCGGCTCCAGCGCTGAAGAACTCTCGGCTTCATCTCACGGAACCGCCTCAGGTatctgggggaggggcgcagagccAGGGTCGGGGTGGAGAcaccgcgggggggggggggagggggggaggagaccCCCACTGGGAAGTTACCCTAGTTCCACCGGCACCGCCAGGTACACATTTTCTCTCAGCATTATTCTAGCTCAGTACGCGGTGCGCCCCACAGAGAAACTGAGTCGGGGGTGTGGTAGTAGACCCGAGATTACAAAATGGGTCAGGCATAAATTCACAGATAAGGCTGCGCCAAGGGGCTGTGGGGGTGCCGGAAGGGATGACTAACTGCCTTGGGCGTGGGGGAGGGCTTCGGAAAGGAAATAACTTTTATGTTGcatcttgaaggatgagtaggggTTCAAGGGTGAAAAGGGGAAGGGATGGAGACTTTCCAGGCCGAGGGGACACTGTGCTCCAAGGCACGCAGGCGGTGAtagggcagggtgggaggaggtgCTGGGAATTCAGTTTTTGTAGAATTTAGGCTCAAGAGGAGGCTAAATCCTAAGGACTTTGTGAGTAGGTTAGGGAGTGTGGACTTTTTCCTGAGGGTGGTGGGAAACCTTTAAGGGGTTTTAAGGAATGGAGAGAGGCTGACCAGACTGCGGGAGGACAGGACTGCTCCAAAAGGTGAGGGCAGAGTGGGGGAAGGCCCGTTAGGGGGCTGCTGCAGGGCTCCAGACCACTGAGGTGGCAGCGCATGGAACAGGGAAAGCAGAGTGGGGCATTTTAAGAAGGGCCTTGGAGACAGACTGGTGGAGAAGGTGGATGTACAGAGCGGAGACAAAGGAGGCATCTGGGGAGACGCCCAAGTTTCAGCTGGAGTGCTGGGTAGACACTGCCACTCACCAAGGCAGGGATGCAGTAGGGGTGGGTGAGCGCCTGATTTTGGACCTAAATCTGGagtttggggagcctgggagaAGTTCCAGAAGGAGTGGGGACCTCCCACCACCAGTTCACCCACCAACCAACACTACCACCAGGCGCAGAGCTCACGTCTTGAGCGTGCCGGAGGTCATGAGTTCGGTGACCAGTACGATGCAAACCTGGCCCTTCAGCACCGACTTCCACGAATCGTAGAAGCGGACGATGTTGGGATGTTGCAGCCCCTTGAGCATCTCCACTTCCTCAGAGAATCGCTGCCGCTCCGTTCGAGAGAGTTTCCGAGTCTGTGGGGGTAGGGGATGGGTGGGAGTCAAGATCACATCAGGCCCAGGACCCCCCCAGAAACGAGGAAGGGCCTAGGTCGCGAATGGGGCTAGGTCATCGCTCGCCCAAGGAGCTGTATACCCCGAATTCTCGGTCCGCCCCCTCCGGCTGCTGCAAAGACACGCCCATCCTGGGCTTGGGGCCGCCCCTGGACCCCCCGCTGGACACAAGGGCCTTTATGCAGCCCCGTCCAGGAGCCCTGAGCTCAATAGCGCCTTTGTGGCCTCCCTGGCCAGCCGTGGGGCGGGAGGGGACGCCCCAGGGGCTGGCAGCGGGCAGGCAGCAGGCGGGCAGCAGGCTGACAGCGGGCAGAGAATTGGGGCCCTCAACGGGGTTGGCCCCAGAAACTGGGAACTGCTAGACCCAGACAGGAGGCCGGAGGGCTGCAGAGGgagttacagagagagaaagatccagGACCAGGAGaccgccccctgcccctggccGTCCCGCCCCCCTCTCATATCCCTCGCcacccgtccccccaccccactggttTGGCTGCCTCTCCTTGCCTGGCCTACAGCCTAGGGCGCGCCACTGGCAGGCGCAAGGGGCGAGCCCAGTGccagggctggaggggaggaCCCTTACCCAGGCTCTGCCCAAAGCTGCTGCTGGCCCAGATTTAACTGGGTTCTTCCCTCCATGAGAAGAAATCCTTCACACCAACATCCCCCTAAAGCCCATTGGGTTCAGTGCCTTTGGGTCTGGGAAGGGAGAGCCCAGGTAGACAGTGGGATGAGGAGAAGGACTGGATTCAGGCCAGGGCTGGagctctctgtctccccctcccccagttgtggaGAAGTCTAGAAGTCTGACTGTTCCAGAAGGGGCCTGGGAGGGCCCCATCCTGCTACCACCACTCTAAATCTTTTGGAAATGGAGAGGACCCTGCCCCAGCTTCTAGCTTCCATCATCCCAGCCTCCTAATCTGCAAAGATCCGGGGTGAAGGAGGAGGACCAGGGTCACACTGAGGGTTTCAGTACTAAGGGGAACGGGAAAGGAAAAGATTGTTACTACTGAGGGAAATTGGTCTCCCTCAGATCCAAACTGGCTCCCTCCCCGATTTAGCATCCTATCTTCCACCTCTCAGGGTTGAGTACAGAGACTTCAAAGTTAAAATGTCCACAACCCATAGGGGAGCTTCCATGTACCCCCTGCCTCAGTTTTTCCTTCTGCAGCCCAGAATCAGTCAGATCCATTAATCATCAGAGCAAGGTGGGGCAGGAGTGTCCAGACATTTGACTGGAAAAATAGATCTCTCCCTTGCTGCTGTCCCCTAGGTTTCTCATCCCCAGACCTCCAAAGGGTCCCATCCCAGGTGCCACAGAGGGGGTGCCCAGCCGCACCTGCAGCTCACACCAGGCCACCTCCACCGTGGTGTCGGTGTCCAGCCCTCGATACACCGTCTTGAACGAGCCACGTCCAATCTCGATGTCAAACTTGAGGTATCGGCCGTCCGGGGACGTTGCCACTGCCTGGGTCTCCgtgtcttccttttcctcctgctccctctgccgCTCCCGAGCCGCGGCTTCGGGGACCCTCGGCGGTTCCCGGGACCCCGGGCCTCCTGCCGAGACTGCTAGCTCTGGACGCGCTGAGTCTGCAGCCTTCGCGGGGGCTCCCCCGGTCCACGTGCCCTCGGGGGGTTCTGGGCAGCTAGGCGGTGGGCTTTTCGCGGGGCCGGGTTCAGCGGAGTCCGGAGGCTCAGGGGGCTCCGGAGCGGGTGAGGCTGGCTGGGACCAAGAGCTCAGCAGCCCCAAGTCGACTGAGCTGCGGCGGCTGAGACGGGAAGAGCGCGGCCGGGTCTCAGCCTTCCCGGAGAAGCGGCGCGCCCGGCGAGGAGGGGGCCCGAGGCGGGGCGGCCCCGCGGCAGCGAGAGGCGGCGGGGGCCGCAGGGCCAGGTCGGCCTCCGCCTGGGACATGGGGACCGCAGTCTCGGAGGCCGGGGGTGCCAGCATGAGGAAGGGCCGGCGCCGCAGGGCAGCAAGCCGGGCGGCTGGAGAGGAGGCGGTCTGACAGGCGGACTGGCTGGGTGCGCAGCGCTCGGGCTGAGCTACAGGGGCCCCAGTCCGGGCTCGACCGTCCTGCAGCCCCGCCCCTAGCCCCGCCCTCACCCCCCCAGGGCGGCCCCCTCGGAGCGGCCAGCCGCGCGGAATCGGGTGCGCAGCCCCTCACCtcggccgccccgcccccggccgcagGCCCTCCTCTCCCTCGCCTCCCAGTGCACCGCCCGGAGGCTCATTCCGAAGTCGACCGGGTGCGAGGCGGCCGCGTGTCCTCCCGCACTAAGAGTGAGCAAACCTGTCGGGGGGCGGGGGTAGCCGGGGGAGGCACGATGCTGGGGTTGGGAGAGGAAACGTGACGGCGGCCCTCCGGCCCTAGAAgcgtggggggagagaggggtggtTAAGGGAAGGTTACCACCCGCCTGCAAGCCCCAGATAAGGTAGCGCCACCCCCTCCTGTTCGTCCGGAGTAGCCCCAGGCCGACAATACAGAGGTCAATGGAAAGGTCTGGTTTTCTCCCAAGCCGCTGACCCTCTAGGCTGCACAGGGATGGGTGTGTGCACCCCAGGACAAGTCCCTCCCCCAAGCCAAGGACCCGGTCACCCATCCCCTCCGCCTTCCTACCTTGGCCGCAGCCTAGCCCTGGCCACAGTAGCTGTTTTTGCTCTGTgggctctccttcctcctccttctgtttgCCCAAGTTCCCAATAAACCAAAGTCCATATCCGGTTTACACCCCTTCAGCTCCCCTTGGCCTCAACTACCCAACCCCGGACCagtgggatggagggaggggcttCAGAGCAGTTCAGGACTTtcatgggggagaaggggaagccaTGAAGTTATTCCAATTCAGAAAGCAGTTTGTCCCTAAGCTGTGTTCCATCAGCACTCCCCCACACAGCCCACCCAGCAGATGTAAAACCACAGGCCCCCTGGAGCCTGCCAGCACGGGGGCACCTTTTCATTTACAAAGGCCATAGGCCTCCTCTACCCTCTCCTAGGCTGGGATTCACTCAGGGGGCAACACTTCACAGCCCTCCCTATGCCCATTCCAGTAGTAACTTCCAACAGGAGGCAGTGGGGATGAGCTTTTTAATATCATAAAATCAGTGTCGGGCCTGGCCTCTCACTGCCAGGCCCCTTCCTGGGCCTCCTATCTTCATGTTGCCTGGAAGGCTGCCTGCAGCCAGGGCTTCTCCCATCCCCTAAGAAGGATCCAGCACCAGCCTGAGAGGGGAGGCAATAGCAGCtaagggggtgggaaggggaagagacagaagctTGTGCAGGCGTGTGTATGTACTTACGTGTGTGAACACATGTGGAGTTATAGGTTTACAGACCCTGGCTCAGGGACAGTCTAGGATGGGAGAGGAGGTAGGGCAAGGAGAAGCACATCTTTTCTCCCAGGCGCCTCAGCCTCGCCCTTCCCCAGGGACAGAAATGTGGGGTAAGTGGGAAACCCATCCCTGGACTGGAGCCCTTTTGAGTCTGGTGGAGTCACAGATCCAGTCTGTGGGGTCACTGGGTCTGTCTCCTTTTGAAAGCCCTGGAAGGGTGGGAGGTAAGAAGTAAAAGGAGACAGGTCTCTGCTAGAAGAACTTGACACCTCGGCCATCGCTGACAGTGATGATCTCAGCCTTGTGCTCCTGCTGTAGGGCCTGCAGAGCCCGGAGTAGGGTTGCTTCATCCAGCCCATGGAACTCTGGAAAGGAGAGATGGGTAGTCAGGGGCACTTGGCTCCTGGGGGCTCAAGGCCCCTGAGGAGAAGTCTAGCTGGAAGCTGGGACCCCTTGAGGCCAGGGTAGACATGTACCACCTatactgctgctgctgccaccaaTCCTTCCTGGGTACGCCTTAAGAGTAAGGGGTGAGAGAAAGCCAGAGTCTGCACAAAATGTGAGTTCACACTTATTTTCCGCTTCTGGGTTCTGCTGGACTCAACCCTCATGTGTATCCCCCACCCATGTGCCATTAGTATCTGATGTATGAGAGTGACACCATCTACTTTTGGGCCACAAAGTGGGGGACAATTAAACCTAGGAACGTCAAGGTCCTTGACACTGGACACTGACCCTAGTTTGCACACCTGTACCCATTAGGAGCACCTGTCCTAACACAAAGTATAGCCATACCTCTGACCAGGAGACTGTTAAGGGCCACCACAGATATCTGCCCTTTCCTAGTTAAAAGGAACAAGGCTGGGAGCCAAGGGCCAGCTGAATATCTGGAGATACGGCAAGATATTGCAGGGAGATGTGAGAAGCAGGTGGCAAGCCCTAACAGGCTCGCACACCTCACTCCCTGCGGGGGCCTACAGCTTGAGTCAGGGAGCTTGCTTTCTGAGGAAGCCTCCAGTTTTGCCCAGCATGAGTGGTGGGCTGGGCATGGTTGCGGCACTGAAGTCATGGGGCAATGGTGGGAGTAGCAAGCAGAGGCCTGTAGGGCAGGGGGGAACAGCCAAGAGCTATAAACTCTGTTACGGCAGCCAGGGCCTGGCAGAAAGGGGAGCTGCCCTTTCTTCCCCAGCTGAGATTGGAACTTTTGGTGATCCTGGGATCAGAATATGAAGTCAGAGATAAAAAAGCTAAGAGTATATTTACACTATGTAAAAATCAAACAGTATATAAATCCTCACCTGGCTAGAAACTAAAGTATTTAAAAGGCCTAGGGGTGGGGATGGTGGTGTTGGCCCAATCCCTTCAGCTGACACCCACAAATCTTGAGCCCTCTGTAAGTATAAAGGGTGAAAGAAAGCCAGCGTCAGCAAAGAATGAGATTTCAGGCTTAATCTTCTGCGCCGGTTCCTCATTCAGTATCTACACCGGGAATTCTTAACTTTTCATGGATCACAGATGCCCTTGACAATCTTTTAATATGGACTCTATCCCTAGAAAAAGGCACATATCCCACTGACAAAATTTGGGGGTATTTTGCATGTAAATTCAGGTGGCTTAGGGAAACCTTGGACATGGGTTAAGAGCCCTTCTATCATGTAGTATTTGGAATTCAAAGGCAGGGATGGGAAGTCTGAATGTCAGCTGAACAAGGACTGGAGGATTCAGATGACAAAactggagggaaagggagaagcaTTACCCTCATCCTCTGTGTCTTCCCCATTGGTCAGCTCATAGAGAGTGAACACGGAGTTGTTCTGGCCACTCCTGGAAACCTATAGACACAGAAAACAGCAACTGAATAAGGACCAGGGATCTCCTGGAAGGTGAGCTCACTGACTCCACCTATCTGACCCACGAATGATACCTGTTCCCAAACCAGGGCTCACTGTCACCTCGGCAGGAGTGGCCTAAAAACCACAACCCCTACAGGTGCTATATTTATACGTGTACACACATATACGGAACCACTAAACCACAGGCCTTCACATGTCTGAGGAGTGAcctctcattttgttttcctgttcagGAATAGGTGGCATGTGTTTGTTATATTTAGGTTGTTGATGCTTCttcccctcttttctcccttGGGAAAGTTTAGGGCTGGTGGTGGCTAGGAATTTGGGGAAGACAGTTTGTCCCCACACCCATACTGGTTCAGAATGTCTCATTCATATTGTGGACAGCCCCAAAGCgcctagtgggggaggggccccagggttgttgttgtcgtttttttgttttttgttttttttttttttgcctttcctttccccatttaTCTTCTGTGGCCAGAGACGCCAGCCAACAATAGTACTCATGGTTCCCAGCACTGCATTCTCCAAACATGGCCTCACGTAGCCTCTGGCCTCCTACAAAGGTAGGGAAGTTCTGTGCAGCCTAGGAAATTGAGTCATTGAAAGAGGTTTGCCTGGAAGACCTatacttcctctttcttccccttcccacttTGCTCAGTCCAGACCTAGGAACACCAGGTATCTGCTGAACACAGATATAATTCTCCTTTGCCATGGGTCACTGCGGCAGAACAGTCTCACCCACTGATAGATGAGTTTCCCCCATTCTTCTGGCCTTCGCCACATGATCAGGAAGCTAGATTTGTTCTTATCCAACCACTCCAGGTTTCCTACAAAAAAGATACTTATGAAAGTATCTTATGCTAAGAAGGGACAAAAGGCAAAACCAAGGTATAAAGAGTGGAAGAGATTCAGCTTTCAGGAAGTGA of the Neofelis nebulosa isolate mNeoNeb1 chromosome 16, mNeoNeb1.pri, whole genome shotgun sequence genome contains:
- the WNK4 gene encoding serine/threonine-protein kinase WNK4 isoform X6, whose product is MLAPPASETAVPMSQAEADLALRPPPPLAAAGPPRLGPPPRRARRFSGKAETRPRSSRLSRRSSVDLGLLSSWSQPASPAPEPPEPPDSAEPGPAKSPPPSCPEPPEGTWTGGAPAKAADSARPELAVSAGGPGSREPPRVPEAAARERQREQEEKEDTETQAVATSPDGRYLKFDIEIGRGSFKTVYRGLDTDTTVEVAWCELQTRKLSRTERQRFSEEVEMLKGLQHPNIVRFYDSWKSVLKGQVCIVLVTELMTSGTLKTYLRRFREMKPRVLQRWSRQILRGLHFLHTRVPPILHRDLKCDNVFITGPSGSVKIGDLGLATLKRASFAKSVIGTPEFMAPEMYEEKYDEAVDVYAFGMCMLEMATSEYPYSECQNAAQIYRKVTSGTKPNSFYKVKMPEVKEIIEGCIRTDKNERFTIQDLLAHAFFREERGVHVELAEEDDGEKPGLKLWLRMEDARRGGRPRDNQAIEFLFQLGRDAAEEVAQEMVALGLVCEADYQPVARAVRERVAAIQRKREKLRKARELEALPPAPGPPPAAVPKTPGPPSVFPPEPEEPEADQHQSFLFRHASYSSTTSDCETDGYLSSSGFLDASDPAFQPPGGVPSSPAESHLCLPSAFALSIPRSGPGSDFSPGDSYASDAASGLSDVGEGMGRMRRPPGRNLRRRPRSRLRVTSVSDQNDRVVECQLQTHNSKMVTFRFDLDGDSPEEIAAAMVYNEFILPSERAGFLSRIQEIIQRVETLLKRDTGPVEAAEDPLGPQVEPAPLPALSDPLPDPSRAELQSSTSLEQSCWAAFSTSPSSPGTPLSPGNLFSPGTPVSPSPIFPITSPPCCPSPVPFSQVSSNLSPQTLSSPLTFSPSAAQFPGPASQSLPSCLLPSPPAFSPSCSQVTITPPSFPHCPSASLLPSTTAAPLLSLASAFSLAVMTVAQSLLSPSPGLLSQSPPAPPAPLPSLPLPPPPAPCGQDRPSPPTAETESEVPPNPARPLLGEARLAPISEEGKPQLVGRFQVTSSKEPAEPLPLQPTFPTLSSSLKPPTPQLTSESSDTEDSAGGGPEAREALAESDRAAEGLVAGAEEEGDDGKEPRGGGSPPPQSHPSPVWMNYSYSSLCLSSEESESSGEDEEFWAQLQSLRQKHLSEVEALQTLQKKEIEDLYSRLGKQPPPGIVAPAAMLSSRQRRLSKGSFPTSRRNSLQRSEPPGPGIMRRNSLSGSSTGSQEQR
- the WNK4 gene encoding serine/threonine-protein kinase WNK4 isoform X5 gives rise to the protein MLAPPASETAVPMSQAEADLALRPPPPLAAAGPPRLGPPPRRARRFSGKAETRPRSSRLSRRSSVDLGLLSSWSQPASPAPEPPEPPDSAEPGPAKSPPPSCPEPPEGTWTGGAPAKAADSARPELAVSAGGPGSREPPRVPEAAARERQREQEEKEDTETQAVATSPDGRYLKFDIEIGRGSFKTVYRGLDTDTTVEVAWCELQTRKLSRTERQRFSEEVEMLKGLQHPNIVRFYDSWKSVLKGQVCIVLVTELMTSGTLKTYLRRFREMKPRVLQRWSRQILRGLHFLHTRVPPILHRDLKCDNVFITGPSGSVKIGDLGLATLKRASFAKSVIGTPEFMAPEMYEEKYDEAVDVYAFGMCMLEMATSEYPYSECQNAAQIYRKVTSGTKPNSFYKVKMPEVKEIIEGCIRTDKNERFTIQDLLAHAFFREERGVHVELAEEDDGEKPGLKLWLRMEDARRGGRPRDNQAIEFLFQLGRDAAEEVAQEMVALGLVCEADYQPVARAVRERVAAIQRKREKLRKARELEALPPAPGPPPAAVPKTPGPPSVFPPEPEEPEADQHQSFLFRHASYSSTTSDCETDGYLSSSGFLDASDPAFQPPGGVPSSPAESHLCLPSAFALSIPRSGPGSDFSPGDSYASDAASGLSDVGEGMGRMRRPPGRNLRRRPRSRLRVTSVSDQNDRVVECQLQTHNSKMVTFRFDLDGDSPEEIAAAMVYNEFILPSERAGFLSRIQEIIQRVETLLKRDTGPVEAAEDPLGPQVEPAPLPALSDPLPDPSRAELQSSTSLEQSCWAAFSTSPSSPGTPLSPGNLFSPGTPVSPSPIFPITSPPCCPSPVPFSQVSSNLSPQTLSSPLTFSPSAAQFPGPASQSLPSCLLPSPPAFSPSCSQVTITPPSFPHCPSASLLPSTTAAPLLSLASAFSLAVMTVAQSLLSPSPGLLSQSPPAPPAPLPSLPLPPPPAPCGQDRPSPPTAETESEVPPNPARPLLGEARLAPISEEGKPQLVGRFQVTSSKEPAEPLPLQPTFPTLSSSLKPPTPQLTSESSDTEDSAGGGPEAREALAESDRAAEGLVAGAEEEGDDGKEPRGGGSPPPQSHPSPVWMNYSYSSLCLSSEESESSGEDEEFWAQLQSLRQKHLSEVEALQTLQKKEIEDLYSRLGKQPPPGIVAPAAMLSSRQRRLSKGSFPTSRRNSLQRSEPPGPGPTMEFVLSESADQHSSARRPQY